From Triticum aestivum cultivar Chinese Spring chromosome 4A, IWGSC CS RefSeq v2.1, whole genome shotgun sequence, a single genomic window includes:
- the LOC123083657 gene encoding zinc finger protein CONSTANS-LIKE 13 isoform X2, translated as MADHQQQQQQQPSFACTNCGTERAVVFCSADGARLCLECDGAVHRVNHVASLHPRAPICDACGVARAAIRCQMAGNRSALCGGCAERLAPPDGASDVEEYTGCPSPAEMLRILSVEAPSSQEDFDAWLAEKLPQIMQEVQIDDANGTTTIVGDQRGTSSSSFGCDDWNNACSTSGLENTNGQFVGHHSAGPSLSFEQQQQLPPSICHILSSSFSCYNPSSSCQPVMTSTTLLQSMGGNDHHPSLLLDGFPTFCPSMPLMSPPPLPENGTGCHDANQPSQMLATDEQVAAAHHQQDPSTIAKKREERDRAKQRYNEKKKNRKFCKQIMYASRKARADTRKRVKGRFAKASNEHQHILHSDAG; from the exons ATGGCagaccaccagcagcagcagcagcagcaaccgtcGTTCGCATGCACCAACTGCGGCACCGAGCGCGCCGTCGTCTTCTGCTCCGCCGACGGCGCGCGGCTCTGCCTCGAGTGCGACGGCGCCGTGCACCGCGTCAACCATGTCGCGTCCCTCCACCCGCGCGCCCCGATCTGCGACGCCTGCGGCGTCGCCCGCGCCGCGATCCGCTGCCAGATGGCCGGCAACCGGTCCGCGCTCTGCGGCGGCTGCGCCGAGCGCCTGGCCCCGCCGGACGGCGCCTCCGACGTGGAGGAGTACACCGGGTGCCCCTCGCCCGCCGAGATGCTCCGCATCCTCTCCGTCGAGGCCCCCTCGTCGCAGGAGGACTTCGACGCCTGGCTCGCTGAAAAGCTGCCCCAAATCATGCAGGAGGTTCAG ATAGACGATGCGAATGGAACAACAACAATAGTAGGAGATCAaaggggtaccagcagcagcagcttcGGCTGTGATGATTGGAACAATGCCTGCTCAACTTCTGGGCTTGAGAATACTAATGGACAATTTGTTGGTCATCACTCAGCTGGACCTTCACTCAGTTTTGAG caacagcagcagctgcCACCGTCGATCTGCCACATCCtctcatcatcattctcatgtTATAATCCATCCTCCTCGTGCCAGCCGGTCATGACATCGACTACTCTTCTGCAGTCCATGGGAGGCAACGATCACCATCCATCGCTGCTCCTCGATGGCTTCCCTACATTCTGCCCTTCCATGCCCCTAATGTCGCCGCCGCCACTACCGGAGAACGGCACCGGCTGTCATGATGCCAACCAGCCATCGCAGATGCTGGCAACGGATGAGCAAGTTGCGGCTGCTCATCACCAGCAAGATCCAAGCACCATTGCTAAGAAGCGAGAGGAAAGGGACAGGGCCAAGCAAAGgtacaacgagaagaagaagaacagaaa GTTCTGCAAGCAGATCATGTATGCCTCCCGCAAAGCGAGAGCGGACACACGGAAGCGGGTCAAGGGCAGATTCGCAAAGGCTAGCAACGAACACCAACACATACTACACTCAGATGCAGGATAA
- the LOC123083657 gene encoding putative zinc finger protein CONSTANS-LIKE 11 isoform X1 has translation MADHQQQQQQQPSFACTNCGTERAVVFCSADGARLCLECDGAVHRVNHVASLHPRAPICDACGVARAAIRCQMAGNRSALCGGCAERLAPPDGASDVEEYTGCPSPAEMLRILSVEAPSSQEDFDAWLAEKLPQIMQEVQDEPQIDDANGTTTIVGDQRGTSSSSFGCDDWNNACSTSGLENTNGQFVGHHSAGPSLSFEQQQQLPPSICHILSSSFSCYNPSSSCQPVMTSTTLLQSMGGNDHHPSLLLDGFPTFCPSMPLMSPPPLPENGTGCHDANQPSQMLATDEQVAAAHHQQDPSTIAKKREERDRAKQRYNEKKKNRKFCKQIMYASRKARADTRKRVKGRFAKASNEHQHILHSDAG, from the exons ATGGCagaccaccagcagcagcagcagcagcaaccgtcGTTCGCATGCACCAACTGCGGCACCGAGCGCGCCGTCGTCTTCTGCTCCGCCGACGGCGCGCGGCTCTGCCTCGAGTGCGACGGCGCCGTGCACCGCGTCAACCATGTCGCGTCCCTCCACCCGCGCGCCCCGATCTGCGACGCCTGCGGCGTCGCCCGCGCCGCGATCCGCTGCCAGATGGCCGGCAACCGGTCCGCGCTCTGCGGCGGCTGCGCCGAGCGCCTGGCCCCGCCGGACGGCGCCTCCGACGTGGAGGAGTACACCGGGTGCCCCTCGCCCGCCGAGATGCTCCGCATCCTCTCCGTCGAGGCCCCCTCGTCGCAGGAGGACTTCGACGCCTGGCTCGCTGAAAAGCTGCCCCAAATCATGCAGGAGGTTCAG GATGAACCTCAGATAGACGATGCGAATGGAACAACAACAATAGTAGGAGATCAaaggggtaccagcagcagcagcttcGGCTGTGATGATTGGAACAATGCCTGCTCAACTTCTGGGCTTGAGAATACTAATGGACAATTTGTTGGTCATCACTCAGCTGGACCTTCACTCAGTTTTGAG caacagcagcagctgcCACCGTCGATCTGCCACATCCtctcatcatcattctcatgtTATAATCCATCCTCCTCGTGCCAGCCGGTCATGACATCGACTACTCTTCTGCAGTCCATGGGAGGCAACGATCACCATCCATCGCTGCTCCTCGATGGCTTCCCTACATTCTGCCCTTCCATGCCCCTAATGTCGCCGCCGCCACTACCGGAGAACGGCACCGGCTGTCATGATGCCAACCAGCCATCGCAGATGCTGGCAACGGATGAGCAAGTTGCGGCTGCTCATCACCAGCAAGATCCAAGCACCATTGCTAAGAAGCGAGAGGAAAGGGACAGGGCCAAGCAAAGgtacaacgagaagaagaagaacagaaa GTTCTGCAAGCAGATCATGTATGCCTCCCGCAAAGCGAGAGCGGACACACGGAAGCGGGTCAAGGGCAGATTCGCAAAGGCTAGCAACGAACACCAACACATACTACACTCAGATGCAGGATAA